A genomic stretch from uncultured Pseudodesulfovibrio sp. includes:
- a CDS encoding NFACT RNA binding domain-containing protein, translating into MEANFFRFLGEELASLLVGRRIDKVFGPAPGIWTIKLQNSGEPLHLIFRPAKSAGHLFLSAVKPANPQNAPAMAMWFRKRLRGRRILTVLTDWPHLRIALHLTPRDEQGAGNFLVIDCRTDMKLVETLDQDFGIQPEWPALEDVLTETDIWREYPHISPRLRKALNRLPIDDAHALYFGVATAETDSFYLQKSKEGWLPPLAWPSGKEEEIFTSALDAANAYGERTLFPMMEMDEDKPQQTLLKRAIKKIRRNLARLDEEKARLDTLMEDQIKAEALQAELYRFKNAEGLEEIEATHPVHGVMVVPLNPFLSPTENMEYYFKLSAKAQRGFPHLERRRKELQRQLKEAENGTLEVHPAMQTSQSIKQDGPSALPKRYRDLAVALFRSSDGFTILRGKNKKANHDMLSKAASPFDYWFHIQDGPSSHVILKRDHPGQDVPETTLKEAAILCGLKSYRKDDNRADVMYALVKDVRKVKGFNVGQVAVDKKIGTLRVELDPSLEDTLA; encoded by the coding sequence ATGGAAGCCAATTTCTTCCGATTCCTCGGAGAAGAACTTGCGTCCTTGCTGGTTGGCCGCCGCATTGACAAGGTCTTCGGACCTGCCCCCGGAATCTGGACAATTAAACTTCAGAATTCCGGCGAGCCTCTACATTTGATTTTCAGGCCCGCCAAATCGGCGGGCCATTTATTTCTGTCGGCCGTCAAACCGGCTAATCCCCAGAATGCTCCGGCCATGGCCATGTGGTTTCGCAAGAGATTGCGGGGGCGCAGAATATTAACTGTGCTCACCGACTGGCCCCACTTGCGAATTGCGCTGCACCTCACACCCCGCGACGAACAGGGAGCTGGAAACTTCCTTGTCATTGATTGTCGAACCGACATGAAGCTGGTTGAAACACTCGACCAGGACTTTGGAATCCAACCTGAATGGCCTGCACTGGAAGACGTCCTGACCGAGACCGATATCTGGCGTGAATACCCGCATATTTCACCTCGCCTGCGCAAAGCCCTCAACCGCCTCCCGATAGATGACGCGCACGCCCTCTACTTTGGCGTGGCAACTGCTGAAACCGATTCATTCTACCTGCAAAAATCCAAAGAGGGCTGGTTGCCGCCGCTTGCATGGCCATCCGGCAAGGAAGAAGAAATATTCACCTCTGCTCTGGATGCTGCAAACGCCTATGGAGAACGCACACTTTTTCCTATGATGGAGATGGACGAAGACAAACCCCAGCAAACGCTGCTCAAACGGGCCATCAAAAAGATACGCCGCAACCTTGCTCGGTTGGATGAAGAAAAAGCCCGACTCGACACGCTGATGGAGGATCAGATCAAGGCTGAAGCCTTGCAGGCCGAACTCTACCGCTTCAAAAACGCCGAAGGGTTGGAAGAGATTGAAGCAACTCATCCAGTCCACGGCGTTATGGTCGTTCCACTCAATCCATTTCTCTCGCCTACGGAAAACATGGAATACTATTTCAAACTTTCCGCCAAGGCCCAGCGGGGATTCCCTCATCTGGAACGTCGCCGCAAGGAATTGCAGCGCCAATTAAAAGAGGCGGAAAACGGCACCCTTGAAGTACATCCTGCCATGCAAACCAGTCAGTCAATCAAACAGGATGGCCCATCAGCTCTGCCCAAACGTTATCGAGACCTCGCGGTAGCCCTATTCCGATCTTCGGATGGCTTCACCATCCTTCGCGGCAAAAACAAGAAGGCCAATCACGATATGCTCAGTAAGGCGGCCAGCCCGTTCGACTATTGGTTTCATATTCAGGATGGTCCCAGCTCTCACGTCATCCTCAAACGGGACCATCCAGGCCAGGATGTACCGGAAACAACCCTGAAGGAAGCAGCTATCCTGTGCGGACTCAAGAGTTATCGCAAAGATGACAACAGAGCGGACGTCATGTACGCACTGGTCAAAGACGTACGCAAAGTCAAAGGATTTAACGTCGGTCAAGTTGCCGTCGACAAAAAAATCGGCACCCTTCGTGTCGAACTTGACCCTTCACTTGAAGACACTCTCGCTTAA
- a CDS encoding SLC13 family permease translates to MIFPPPPNPHALAVLGLTAVALILFSREKISLESSSLFILAILAVGFEVFPFQAEGKEFHAVNFFMGFGNEALVAVCSLMIAGQGILRTGALDPVGRILARLWKISPAFSLLITLLFGAFISAFINNVPVVVLLLPVLISVSLKTGESATPILMPMGFSTLLGGTSTTIGTSTNLLVVAVAAEMGLKKFGMFDFVLPAVIAGSVGILYLWLIAPRLLSKREIAITDSSARVFTAHLAVTEKSPVNGESLSKALKLTDGKMKISSLERGEGNQVMLLPDITLMPGDHLVINDTPDNLKEFEAILHGTLFPVGSEDTPINENNPLHDDDQQIAEIAIFQGSPLNGSTLNNFRFIDRYGLLPLALHRSGKRFKRIQDKISDLRLRAGDILLVQGPRDTISEIKRSTDFLVLDSTVDLPYSKKAPIAMGLMLGIILSAALGVLPIAISAPCGALCMILTGCLSWRDATRALSAQVILIVVTSLALGTAMLITGAAEYLGTMFVAMSGHASPAMVLSGLMLLMAFFTNIISNNATAVIGTPIAISIASQMGQSPEPFVLAVLFGANMSFATPMAYKTNLLVMNAGEYSFSEFLKVGIPLVLIMWVTLSFLLPIQFM, encoded by the coding sequence ATGATATTCCCACCGCCACCCAATCCACACGCTCTGGCTGTTCTTGGATTAACAGCAGTTGCGCTCATACTCTTCAGCCGTGAAAAAATCTCATTGGAATCCTCAAGCCTGTTTATCCTTGCCATACTTGCCGTGGGATTTGAGGTGTTTCCTTTTCAGGCTGAAGGCAAAGAATTTCACGCTGTCAATTTTTTCATGGGGTTCGGCAACGAAGCCTTGGTGGCTGTGTGCTCCCTGATGATAGCAGGACAAGGGATCTTGCGTACAGGAGCCCTCGATCCCGTAGGGCGTATACTGGCAAGACTCTGGAAAATCAGTCCAGCATTTTCATTGTTGATAACCCTATTATTCGGAGCTTTTATCAGTGCTTTCATCAACAACGTCCCTGTAGTTGTTTTACTGCTTCCCGTACTGATCAGTGTATCCCTCAAGACAGGTGAATCAGCAACACCGATTTTGATGCCCATGGGATTTTCCACGCTGCTTGGCGGCACAAGCACGACCATCGGCACATCGACCAACCTGCTCGTGGTGGCAGTTGCCGCAGAAATGGGACTCAAGAAATTCGGCATGTTCGACTTTGTGCTTCCCGCAGTCATTGCCGGAAGTGTGGGCATTCTCTATCTTTGGCTTATCGCCCCACGACTTCTTTCCAAGCGGGAAATAGCTATCACGGATTCATCGGCACGAGTATTTACAGCGCACCTCGCCGTAACGGAGAAAAGCCCTGTCAACGGAGAATCTCTCTCGAAAGCCTTGAAATTGACTGACGGCAAAATGAAAATATCTTCCCTTGAACGAGGTGAAGGGAATCAGGTCATGCTTTTGCCGGATATCACCCTCATGCCTGGGGACCATCTCGTCATCAATGACACTCCAGATAATCTCAAGGAATTCGAAGCGATTCTTCATGGCACACTGTTTCCGGTCGGATCTGAAGACACGCCTATCAACGAGAACAACCCCCTGCATGATGACGATCAGCAAATCGCAGAAATTGCCATTTTTCAAGGGTCACCGCTCAACGGTTCAACATTGAACAACTTCCGGTTTATCGACCGATACGGTCTGCTCCCCTTGGCTCTGCACAGATCAGGAAAACGTTTTAAGCGCATACAGGACAAAATCAGCGATCTTCGATTACGTGCCGGTGATATCCTTTTGGTCCAAGGGCCGCGAGACACTATTTCTGAAATTAAGAGAAGCACAGATTTCCTTGTACTCGATTCAACGGTAGATCTGCCGTATTCGAAAAAGGCTCCCATAGCCATGGGGCTCATGCTCGGCATCATCCTTTCTGCGGCCCTCGGGGTCCTGCCTATTGCCATCAGCGCCCCCTGCGGAGCGTTGTGCATGATACTGACAGGATGCCTGAGTTGGCGCGATGCAACGCGAGCACTCAGTGCACAGGTTATTCTGATTGTGGTGACAAGTCTGGCTCTTGGAACCGCAATGCTCATCACAGGAGCCGCAGAGTATTTGGGGACAATGTTTGTTGCCATGTCAGGACATGCCTCTCCGGCCATGGTCCTGAGTGGACTCATGCTTCTCATGGCTTTTTTTACAAACATCATTTCCAACAATGCAACCGCCGTCATAGGCACTCCGATTGCTATTTCTATTGCAAGTCAGATGGGACAATCTCCTGAACCATTTGTACTTGCTGTACTCTTTGGTGCCAATATGAGTTTTGCAACACCTATGGCTTACAAGACGAACCTGCTTGTCATGAACGCCGGAGAGTATTCTTTTTCAGAGTTCTTGAAAGTCGGTATCCCTCTTGTTCTCATCATGTGGGTCACCCTTTCTTTTTTGTTACCAATTCAATTCATGTAA
- the dksA gene encoding RNA polymerase-binding protein DksA has translation MEAKDLQYFKDTLTGMLDDILKKSEETIEDMTESGEVYADPADRATAESDRAFTLRLRDRERKLIKKIQQAADRIEDGEFGICQECGDDISIPRLKARPMTTLCINCKSKQEEDEAVRGD, from the coding sequence ATGGAAGCGAAAGATCTGCAATACTTCAAGGATACCCTGACTGGTATGCTCGATGATATTCTCAAAAAAAGTGAGGAAACCATCGAAGACATGACAGAATCCGGTGAAGTCTATGCTGACCCGGCAGACCGGGCAACCGCGGAATCCGACCGTGCGTTCACCCTGCGATTGCGTGATCGTGAGCGCAAGCTGATCAAAAAGATTCAGCAGGCCGCAGACCGCATTGAAGACGGCGAGTTCGGCATTTGCCAGGAATGTGGTGATGACATCTCCATTCCTCGGCTTAAAGCCAGACCCATGACCACGCTCTGCATCAACTGCAAGAGCAAACAAGAAGAAGACGAGGCCGTTCGCGGCGACTAG